Proteins from one uncultured Cohaesibacter sp. genomic window:
- the meaB gene encoding methylmalonyl Co-A mutase-associated GTPase MeaB, whose protein sequence is MRNQSSSSQRSPLSLSAIRDGGKRALARALSALESEEGNEAIAQLLDEAARNAQAHVVGLTGPPGVGKSTLTNSLIRHWRANGERVGVVAVDPSSRFSLGALLGDRTRLDTDPTDKDVFVRSMAARDRLGGLSHEAVAAIVLMRALFDRVLVETVGIGQSESDIAFATDSVVLCIQPGSGDSLQFMKAGVMELPDIIVVTKADVGPLARRAKADVEGALSLTMRKEKTWSVPVLLVSAMDDTGLQQLIEAIDDHRGSLLESDQFMSFRQDQATVWLVDRIRRKFGEIGLAQINPASEIMRAGGPFMADHIITKELERRLTDTIRTK, encoded by the coding sequence ATGCGCAACCAGTCCAGCTCGAGCCAGAGATCTCCCCTTTCCCTTTCGGCCATCCGCGATGGGGGCAAGCGCGCATTGGCGCGGGCACTCAGCGCCTTGGAATCTGAAGAAGGCAATGAAGCCATCGCACAGCTGCTTGATGAGGCTGCCCGCAATGCACAAGCGCATGTCGTAGGGCTCACCGGCCCGCCGGGCGTGGGCAAATCCACATTAACCAACAGCCTCATCCGCCATTGGCGGGCAAATGGTGAACGCGTGGGCGTTGTCGCGGTAGACCCCTCTTCCCGTTTTTCCCTTGGAGCATTGCTCGGAGACCGGACACGCCTGGATACGGACCCGACCGACAAGGATGTATTCGTCCGCTCAATGGCAGCGCGCGACCGGCTGGGCGGCCTTTCTCATGAGGCGGTGGCAGCCATTGTGCTGATGCGCGCCCTGTTTGACCGGGTGCTTGTGGAAACTGTGGGGATTGGGCAATCAGAATCAGACATTGCCTTTGCCACCGATAGTGTGGTGCTCTGTATCCAGCCCGGTTCGGGCGACAGCCTGCAATTCATGAAAGCAGGGGTTATGGAACTTCCTGACATCATAGTGGTTACCAAAGCGGATGTCGGTCCTCTGGCAAGGCGAGCCAAGGCCGATGTGGAGGGAGCCCTTTCACTCACCATGCGCAAGGAAAAGACCTGGTCCGTGCCGGTCTTACTGGTCTCGGCCATGGACGATACAGGGTTACAACAACTTATAGAGGCAATCGATGATCACCGTGGCAGTTTGCTGGAAAGCGATCAATTCATGTCATTTCGCCAAGATCAGGCGACGGTTTGGCTAGTGGATCGCATCAGAAGAAAATTCGGAGAGATAGGCTTGGCCCAGATCAACCCAGCTTCCGAGATCATGCGGGCTGGAGGTCCCTTCATGGCAGACCACATCATCACAAAAGAATTGGAGCGCCGCCTGACCGATACAATCAGGACTAAATAA
- a CDS encoding LysE family transporter produces MMSSVYLQGIVIGLAIAAPVGPIGLLCIRRTLREGRLMGLATGMGAATADGLYGILAATGLAVSGLLVSHGDWMRLAGGLLILYLGVTTFRRGFEAQPHDPAAAPSVHAPLKAYATTFLLTLSNPATIIAFIGMISGLSKGVENGPDAAFWLVFGVFCGSALWWCILVGLTALVRERVPDRFMQAVDFISGGILSLWGMHLIWQAAQILF; encoded by the coding sequence ATGATGAGCAGCGTTTATCTTCAGGGGATTGTGATTGGCCTTGCCATAGCGGCACCCGTTGGCCCGATCGGATTGTTATGCATCCGTCGCACCTTGCGCGAGGGGCGTTTGATGGGACTTGCCACCGGCATGGGCGCGGCTACTGCTGACGGTTTATATGGTATTCTCGCCGCCACCGGGCTTGCCGTGTCTGGCCTGCTGGTCAGTCACGGTGACTGGATGCGGCTGGCCGGTGGACTGTTGATCCTTTATCTGGGGGTGACAACCTTTCGGCGCGGTTTTGAGGCCCAGCCTCATGATCCGGCTGCGGCCCCTTCCGTGCACGCACCGCTCAAGGCTTATGCAACGACCTTTCTGCTTACGCTTTCCAACCCGGCGACCATCATCGCTTTCATCGGCATGATCTCGGGGCTTTCCAAGGGAGTCGAGAATGGCCCCGATGCGGCTTTCTGGCTGGTCTTCGGAGTTTTCTGCGGTTCGGCGCTGTGGTGGTGCATCCTTGTCGGATTGACGGCGCTGGTACGCGAAAGGGTGCCGGACCGCTTCATGCAGGCAGTCGATTTCATTTCCGGAGGCATTCTCTCCCTTTGGGGCATGCACCTCATCTGGCAGGCCGCACAGATTCTTTTCTGA
- the ppdK gene encoding pyruvate, phosphate dikinase: MVLASHWVYNFGGSEADGNARMRNLLGSKGANLAEMTNMGLPVPPGFTITTELCNSYFAMGHVYPSSLKGEVDAAIKRIHALTGRRLGDPDKPLLLSIRSGARISIPGMMEAILNLGLNDQTVEALARETGDERFAYDNYRRFIQKYSDVVLGIDQIAFEEIIEDYKDEREILFDADLSAKDWKTIIEQFKAMVQDELDEPFPQDIQKQLWGAISSVFSSWMNARAITYRHLHDIPEDWGTSANVQAMVFGNLDDKSAVGVAFTRSQETGEKTLGGSFLLRAHGEDMESSSAKPLPLLHSEGSDVKSMEELMPDIFSEFLKLCDRLETHYMDMMKLGFTIEKGKLWMLQARAATRTPKAALRVAVDLAKEGLITESEAVARVDPRSLDQLLHPTISDSEKRVVFAKGMAASPGAASGHLVFRTQDAEEFVSHGRQVILMRVETSPEDVHGMHVARGIVTARGGMTSHAAVVARGMGIPCVTGAGAMHIDYKEESVTVGSVVLRKGDLITIDGSSGDVLNGDVQMQNPELSEEFATLMGWVDKIRRLKVRCNADTPQDAKAAREFGAEGIGLCRTEHMFFQDDRIFDIRAMIIATSEEDRRRSMDKLLPLQRADFEALFETMAGLPVTIRLLDPPLHEFLPNNRHDIAAMAHALKIDEDSLTSRIHAMHEFNPMLGHRGCRLAISKPEVVEMQARAIFEAAVSAGEKTGAPVQPEIMVPLVSIREELEFVKARIDSTAKAVMKEMGHEIDYRVGTMIELPRAALQARKIAESAEFFSFGTNDLTQTTYGISRDDAARFIADYIKAGVLEQDPFISIDIEGVGELIEIASERGRFARPDITLGICGEHGGDPVSIEFCERVGLDYVSCSPYRVPIARLSAAQATLRRHQRI, encoded by the coding sequence ATGGTTCTGGCATCTCATTGGGTTTACAATTTTGGCGGCAGTGAAGCAGACGGCAATGCGCGTATGCGCAACCTGCTGGGCAGCAAAGGCGCGAACCTGGCTGAAATGACCAATATGGGCCTGCCGGTGCCCCCCGGCTTCACCATCACGACCGAACTCTGCAACAGCTACTTTGCCATGGGGCATGTTTACCCCTCCAGCCTGAAAGGCGAAGTGGATGCTGCAATTAAGCGCATTCATGCGCTGACGGGCCGTCGTCTTGGCGATCCGGACAAGCCGCTTTTGCTCTCCATCCGCTCGGGGGCTCGCATTTCTATTCCCGGCATGATGGAAGCGATCCTCAATCTGGGACTTAATGACCAAACGGTGGAGGCACTCGCCCGCGAGACCGGTGACGAACGCTTTGCCTATGACAATTACCGCCGCTTCATTCAGAAATACAGCGATGTCGTGCTGGGCATCGACCAGATCGCCTTTGAAGAAATCATCGAGGATTACAAGGACGAGCGCGAGATCCTTTTCGACGCGGACCTCAGCGCTAAAGACTGGAAGACCATCATCGAGCAGTTCAAGGCCATGGTGCAGGATGAACTGGATGAGCCCTTCCCGCAGGATATCCAGAAGCAACTCTGGGGGGCTATCAGTTCCGTCTTTTCATCATGGATGAATGCCCGCGCCATCACCTATCGTCATCTTCATGATATCCCGGAAGACTGGGGCACATCGGCCAATGTCCAGGCCATGGTGTTCGGCAATCTTGATGACAAGTCCGCGGTTGGGGTTGCCTTTACGCGCAGTCAGGAAACCGGTGAGAAGACCCTTGGAGGCAGCTTCTTGCTCCGTGCCCATGGCGAGGATATGGAATCCAGCTCCGCCAAGCCCCTTCCCCTTCTCCACTCGGAAGGGTCTGACGTCAAAAGCATGGAAGAGCTGATGCCAGACATCTTCAGCGAGTTTCTTAAGCTTTGCGATCGTCTGGAAACCCACTATATGGACATGATGAAGCTCGGCTTCACCATTGAGAAGGGCAAATTGTGGATGTTGCAGGCCCGCGCGGCAACACGCACCCCCAAAGCAGCCCTTCGGGTTGCAGTCGATCTGGCCAAAGAAGGGCTCATCACGGAATCCGAGGCGGTTGCCCGCGTCGATCCGCGCTCGCTGGACCAGTTGCTGCATCCAACCATTTCCGACAGTGAAAAGCGCGTGGTCTTTGCCAAGGGCATGGCAGCCTCTCCGGGTGCGGCCTCCGGTCATCTGGTATTTCGCACGCAAGACGCAGAAGAATTTGTCAGCCATGGGCGGCAAGTCATTCTGATGCGGGTGGAAACCAGTCCGGAAGACGTGCACGGCATGCATGTGGCCCGTGGCATCGTTACCGCACGTGGTGGTATGACGAGCCATGCTGCCGTTGTGGCGCGCGGCATGGGCATTCCCTGCGTCACCGGCGCTGGCGCGATGCATATCGATTATAAGGAAGAAAGCGTCACTGTTGGCTCAGTCGTGCTCCGCAAGGGCGATCTCATCACCATTGATGGCAGCTCAGGCGATGTGCTCAATGGCGATGTGCAGATGCAGAATCCAGAGCTAAGCGAAGAATTCGCCACGCTGATGGGGTGGGTCGACAAGATCCGCCGCCTCAAGGTGCGTTGCAATGCGGACACGCCACAAGACGCCAAGGCCGCCCGGGAGTTCGGCGCCGAGGGCATCGGCCTTTGCCGCACCGAGCATATGTTCTTTCAGGATGATCGCATCTTCGATATCCGCGCCATGATCATTGCCACCAGCGAAGAAGATCGCCGCCGCTCGATGGACAAGCTATTGCCATTGCAGCGGGCTGACTTCGAAGCCCTGTTTGAAACCATGGCCGGGCTGCCGGTCACCATCCGCCTGCTGGACCCGCCGCTGCACGAATTCCTGCCGAATAATCGCCATGACATTGCGGCCATGGCGCATGCACTCAAGATTGACGAAGACAGCCTGACGAGCCGCATCCATGCCATGCATGAGTTCAACCCGATGCTCGGCCATCGCGGTTGCCGCCTTGCCATTTCCAAGCCCGAGGTGGTGGAAATGCAGGCCCGAGCCATTTTCGAGGCAGCCGTCTCGGCGGGAGAAAAGACGGGCGCTCCGGTTCAGCCGGAAATCATGGTACCGCTGGTCTCCATCCGCGAAGAACTGGAATTCGTCAAGGCCCGTATTGATTCGACGGCCAAAGCGGTGATGAAGGAAATGGGCCACGAGATTGATTATCGCGTCGGCACCATGATCGAATTGCCTCGCGCAGCACTTCAGGCCCGCAAGATCGCGGAATCGGCCGAATTCTTTTCCTTCGGCACCAACGATCTGACGCAGACCACTTACGGTATCAGCCGTGATGATGCTGCCCGTTTCATTGCGGACTATATCAAGGCTGGTGTTCTGGAACAGGATCCCTTCATCTCGATTGATATCGAGGGTGTAGGCGAACTGATTGAAATCGCCTCTGAGCGTGGGCGCTTTGCCCGTCCGGATATCACGTTGGGCATCTGCGGCGAACATGGCGGCGACCCGGTATCCATCGAGTTCTGTGAACGGGTCGGGCTCGATTATGTTTCCTGCTCGCCCTATCGCGTGCCCATTGCCCGTCTCTCTGCCGCGCAGGCCACCCTGCGGCGCCATCAACGGATCTGA